The Oryzias melastigma strain HK-1 linkage group LG20, ASM292280v2, whole genome shotgun sequence genome includes the window CTTAAAACTCTTCAAAACCAGAACCTAGCATTACtggtacaaaaaaatgtgaatcaatATTGGATCTATTCAGcctttgagccagatgccagctcggacgggaaaaaaggaagacatAGGTGGATGAGAACGAAGGAGCTCGGGGCTTGTAGTTATAGTTCTTACATCACACCtacaacctttttaaaatgtttgcatccTCTCCTGATTCATGATGATTTATATGataattatatacatttttaagatttaaaatttataagatttgttttctttatatgtcttccatcatgagtaAAATACCACCAGAACAAGccaaaagcaaaaatttaatCACCAAACCACAATCCATTTACCAAATTGTGTGATTTCATTATTCACTTaccttgttttaaaatatttataaaagcaaTAATGTCTTGTGTTATTGTAATAACACAATCAGATTATCATCTTCATCATAGTAGTACGTTATCTTaagaataataagaaaaaatatatacattttagttTAGTATTCAATAAGGTTTTACCTATATATGTGTGTCATAACAGTGTTAgagtaagaatttttttttttcctcgtcaTATCTAGGGCAGTACAACCTGATGTAATTTAGGTTACATTATTCATTACTTTAGACCAGGCAACATATTTTTTGATACAAGAAGCTGTACTCTGAGTATAAATTGATAATGACTCCTTCTTTCTTAATGGAGTTCCTACAACTAGTGGAGTCCTCCTTCATCGTGGTTGTGTAAAGAAGCTGTATTTTGGAGGAGTCACAGGGGAAGCGGGCAGACTCTGAATGTCACGTCTCTGAAGATCAAAGGTCTTTTTCCCTCTGAAGGGTCAGTTTATGTGCTCTTAATGAGACACAGTGGATGTTACCTGCTGTGTTAGTAAGTTGGTGCTATGTTTTAATTATGGAAACATCTAAAAGTGCAATCCTGAAGAGGAATTTGCTCAAATAAATGTGACAGTGAGAGACACTGTCTCTCCTCTTTTGGTGGAGGGATGAAGGAGGAGTGCTCACTTATGATGCTTTCAGTGAAGTAAAAAGGGGCCTAAAACAAGgttgaggaggaagaggaggaggaggaggggatgGATGCATGGGAGTGTTAGTGCTGTTGCCGTGTGAACGGAGCTCTATTGTCCCGGGAACCTTTCAGTTGCTTCCCCGAGGTCCCTGCTCATACCCTTCCCCCCACTTAAATCCCTCTCCTTCACACTCAAACACAAACGTATGCGTTATTATTTGACCCACAACCttatctttttgtgtgttttttcccaCAAACCCAGTTTTTACTCACTGAATCTTATCTATCACATTCGGATCCCACTTGGACGCGTCTCAAACACCCTCTTTTGCCTCCACTTTCCTAAACGGAAAGGCCTTTGCCTCCTCCCGCTTGTCCCCCAGTAGCTCATTATTTCCCCTCATCAGTGTCATTGTCATGCAAGCCAGACCGTACCAGTAAAAACATGCAATCTTCTAATTTGTATCATCTATATTCTTttcagcagagaggagcagtTTCCAAAATGTTTATAGATGAAAACAACTTACGCCAAATCAGTTCTTATCAGCTGGACTCCTCATCTTTTGTGACAATGTAATTACGCCCTTTCGGGGCAGATGAGGACTGTGCTGGTGGCATTGGGGCAGGATGAACACAAGTGTCTTGTGTCATTTGTGGGGCTATAATGATTCTATCTGTAATTACAGCTGCTTCCTGATGGGAACCATCAGTGATTCTGGTTacgttgtgtgtttttatgtgaaagATGTAATCTTacctcttttatttgtttaatctgATGAGATAAGGATTTACATAAAATTGGATTAGCGTTTAAAAGTGATTTAGTGACAGACTAGACCATGTACCTGTCTGCTATAATTAGGCCTCCGTTATGCCTCTTCAACCTGTTTTTCCACTATTTTTTCTTGACGTACTTgtacaaaaaactgtttgagattattttttatgattaaaatgattttatgtccTCCAGCTTGCCTCTAGTGGGAATGCTTTATTGTTCTGTCCAAGTGTTGGAACAGGAAGGAGAGATGTGACACTGGGAGGACCAGGAAGCAGGAGGCAGACTCatactttaaaaacaggaagcagCAATAGACACCGATAAGATGAGGAAATTTCCCTGCTTTCTGATTGTTTGTAGTCTctcaaactaaaaatgttcttaatatGAGAGACAGCCGAGTTCAGAGTTGCAGAGGATGTGGGCCCaacattttggtttcattttttcccttgtttttaacattcaCCACAATCTCTTGTTGTGACAGTTTTCCAGCTGGACCTGTCACAAGCTGGCGTGGGATTAGCTGGCACGCTGTATCTTCCTATCTCTAATGCTTTAATCTCTCTGCTGGTTGCCAAAGTCTTCTGTCTTTGGCACACAGTTGGTCATCACTCTCAGTTCTCTGGGCAGCAGCTCTATTAAgcctattctattttatttattttattttagcagtttCCTGTAAATatggttaaagtcccactccaactatatttttttctgttgtaaaatcgttcccagtggtctttttattatgaatatgcagtttttggcccaaataaaaaaaggctgtgTCATTTTATAAGACTGTTTCTGCAGTGCAggaggagctcattagaaaatTTCCTCCATGTGCTTTTTATCTTCTCCTGATCcataacaattttaataaagaaacactcagaaatgcagtttaatcttCAATTCTTTTATTTAAGTCATCAGTCAtggaaaaatgctacaggaacatgttaaaaaatgaaaaaaagcaggtTTCATTGGTTTTTATAGAGGAAAAAACCTATCATGAAACATCTTTTACACTCACAGCAAAAATGATGACTCTACAAGGTTAACCGCTTTGACTGGGCAACGTCTGTCTCCATGTCTCCTACCACCTCTGTCATGTTAATGACTGCTTACAGTAGCTATTTAGCTGCCATCTTTTTTGCGTCCTTTCATTTTATGTCAGCAAGCTTTAACTTTATATAATACAATTATATTTTCAGACAGATAGGACCAGCAGTCATCTCGTCTCATAATTTAGTCTGAACGTTTAGGTTGCTTTAATATATGCCTTGTCTTTGCGTGTTTATTTATGTGGAGGTCACCTGTCTTCCTTCCACTATACTTTATCATTTAGACAGTTAAACATCCATCTTCTGTTGGTTTCACAATGCAGCAGCAAAATGACACCAACACCCCGACACAAGACACATTTGTCAAACGTCTTCAGGGACTTCCTGCGTCGACTTGTCCTGACAAATGCACCACAGCATTAATCGTGAAAGTAATTAACAATTAAATCGATGCTTTGCTCTTCAACACTTCAGTAAATTAGGATCCCGTGCAGCATAATTTGTGTCTCATGCAGTTTTTCTCTTGCACTTCCTTTGCAGTTTGTGTCGGAGTGAGGCCTCGCCATGCCTCTGGTTAAGAGGAACATCGAGCCGCGTCACCTCTGTCGAGGGCAGCTGCCCGAGGGCATCGGCAGCGAGCTGGAGTGTGTGATGAACAACACACTGTCTGCCATCATCCGCCAGCTCAGCAGCCTCAGTAAGATACAAACCcatgtaaataaacatttcagtaaACAAACTACTACTGACAGCCTTAAACTGGGGAAGAAAATAACACACATCTGTTTTGGGAATACCGCAAAAAAAACTGGTGCATCCTAAGTATGTGATCCCTTTGAGATTTATGTGGCGCTTcctgttgtgtgtgtttcttcTTTGTAGTGGGACAAGATCACATGCTTTCATCATTAATCCTAAACCTGTGATTGATTTAGTTGTTGTCATGGTTACGGGGTTAGCGGGGTCACGGGGATGGAATCAGGCTTACAAAAGCCTGACACTGGAACATAGAGCGATGAAATGTAATCTTTTTAGACAgccttgtaaaaaaaaacaaaaaatgaagttatCTGTTGGGCTGTAGACATGTGACTGTGCAGTTgtgctctgtgtttgtgtgagcgCTCTGTTGTGCATCTGTGTCAAAGCTGTTTGTCTGCAGATCTATCGATTGCTACGCTCACTGCAGATGTATCAAAGAGTTATTACAGCTCCAAGGGCGTTGATCTTCCCGTCTGTGCCCTTCACACCCCATATAGATCCTGTTATCACCCATTCATCTTAATCTGAACCCTATTTTTTGCTATTAAATTAATACGTTAAAAGTTTATGGTGAACTTGTGTGTCGTACATCAAAACCAGTCCCTTTTTCCGTGTGGCATTTCACTTCCACTGGTCTTTTATTGTGTCAAGTTCCTACAGTGGGAGTGGGCATTTCGACAACAGCTGTGTGTGTTAAATATAAATGCTCAAGCCGACTTGACAGAGAATATCTACAGACTGTGCGTGTGTATGTGCATGTGTTTAGACCATAAGAGGCCTCAAGGGACGCCAGAGCCTATGGTCTCAGAGTGCCGGATCTGGGATTCTTCCTTCCTCCAAGTGTTCTTTCTTTCTGCAGCCCATCCTGTCAACAGGAGGCAACGGGGGCTCTGTTTTCCACTCTATCCACTCAGCAGCAATACTGGTTTTAATGTGATATCCAGTCCATTTTACAACACAATTTCcagtattttaatattttttcatctttatctgTTGTgcataataattttttaaaattcaaagttaACTTCCTCTCTGCACAGAGCCAAGAAATGACTACCTTTGTCTGCAAAGATTGTGTAAAAGATTTATCATTGTTATGAGGTCAGACGTTGCTGCCTTGCCTAAAATCATGAATATGTGAGCAAATCAagaacttaaagacccactccagtgaaaattgtgttttttaatatgatcttttagaattttttagtAATGGagattatggaggacatatatgtaTAGAATTTatgctcaaaattgtatttctgagtatttctttatttgtgacgtagaaaatatgctgggtaaCTGGGAGGGGAATGAGGAGGCGGGGTTACTCTATGTGAATTTCCCGGCCACTGctgaaactgtcctagaaaacaacatctttaaaaaaaaaaatttaataatcaTGATCAAACAAACACtattaatacttttaaatagCTCAAAAAATGATCGGGGTGGAACTTAAAGCATAGCGTGATTGTTGAAAATCGTGCATTAATCCATaagaaaatctgattaaaaatgaGGAGTGTAGTTTAGGtttcccaaaaaatatttttttaaaaccaaaactccAAGAATTCCTATAGTAAAAGCTGattatttcaaaagtaaaagcagatatattttgtgtttttgctcaaatCATTTAggcacacatttctttttttgttttttggtaaattattcATCCAAAAAGTTACCTCATGAAGTTGTGTTACTATTTCCATCACAGATCTTTAGAGTTCGGTTTCACATTGTGCCATACTATCACTTTATTGATTGGGCTCATCTCCCTGTGGGGATTATTTGACCCCAGATAGAGAATAAAAGTCTTCTGAATTCCTCTGCATTTTTTCCACCTCTTTATTTTATCTCCTCATCAGGTAAACATGCAGAGGACATATTTGGTGAGCTCTTTAATGAAGCCAACACCTTTTATCTCCGAGCTAACTCCCTGCAGGACCGCATCGACAGGCTGGCTGTCAAAGTCACACAGCTGGACTCGACTGTGGAGGAAGGTAGGTCAGGCTGTCGAAGGCACATTATGCCATGATTAGTTATTGACGAACCGTCaattgctcttttatttttctgcccaTTTAGCACCTCCAGATTTTCCCTATAATTTAtcaactgtttttctttgttcttgtaGTTTCTTTGCAAGACATCAACATGAGAAAGGCCTTTAAGAGCTCCACCACGCAAGACCAGCAGGTGGTGTCCAAGAGCAGTGTCCCCAATCCGGTCAAAGAGATGTACAACCTGAGCGACAAGCCTCCTCCTCTCACAATCCTCACACCTTATAGGTTGGTGTTGTCTTTGTGTGCACACTCACTAAAGAAATTTTCAACTCAATTTCTGCAGTTTGTAATAAATTTAGAGTCAATAATTTAGCAGATTTATTATATTGATATCGTGGAAGGAatgacaaaacataaaaagttatGAAGAATGACagataaagtattttttgtccaaaataattagaaaactCTTTTTGTTATCAAACTGAAGTACTTTAATGGTTTCATAGAGTTTTTTTACAAACCTACATctactttaaaagttttttttgtgatggTTTTGCATTAATTGTgccattaaaaagcaaaatgctccagaaatatttaatttagtctCCAGTTTACAGTGGTCCATGATTTATCAGGTGAGTTTGGTTATAAAAATAACCCTgtatttcatatttaatatgaaaaagccaagttattttttttactttaaacagaaatgattAAATGGATAAACGTTATTTGTTTCTGCAGGGATGACCAAAAGGAAGCTCTTAAGTTCTACACAGACCCCTCCTACTTCTTTGACCTGTGGAAGGAGAAGATGCTACAAGACACTGAAGACAAGAGGAAAGAGAAGAGGAAGCAGAAGGTAAAGTACCACccactttttcattttggttgTTTATGAAAATCAAGTGTAGTCAGCTCTACATCAATGAGCTtcttaattttcaattttaagcATTTGTTTCATACATTAAAAGAtctcctttgtttttgttgcaggaGCAGAGGCGCTGTGTGGACGGAACACTGCAGAGGGAGGTTAAGAAGGTTCGCAAAGCGCGGAATCGTCGGCAGGAGTGGAACATGATGGCTCTGGACAAGGAGCTGAGGCCGGACCACCGGCACACCATTCACAGAGACAGAGGGACATCCTCTGAGGGCTCGATGTCACCTGAGAACAGGTAcctgaacacactttttttaaaaagttctttttaatcaaaaatgttcccGTTTTCAGGGGTCTCGGTGCAGATCATCATCACTACCCCAACAGCATGAACCATGCTGGCCACGCCCACACTTACTCCGGTCCTCCCCCAAGTGTCCTTGCTGCCCAAATGGCTGGACACGCCGCTCGTGGCGTTGGGGAACATGACAGCCGGGGCAGAACAATGATGGCCTATCAGGGTGGAACTCTGGGACGCTCTCACATCCACCAAGTCCCACTGCCGCCACCACCAGCTGAAGCGATGAACGGCGGATCCATGTCACTTCCACCCATGGAATACAGGTAATTGATATAATatgatataatataatataatataatataatataatataatataatataatataatataatatataaaatagtatagtatagtatagtatagtatagtatagtatagtatagtatagtatagtatagtatagtatagtataatacaatacaatataatataatatataatataatataatataatcaTTCATACATTATATatacaataataatacataTTATATTACATTACGTTACGTTATATTccattatattttattctattgcaTCACATTGCGTTACATTACATTAATGTATTAAAATTAATCGTTATCTTtttctttagacttttttgtgaaGCCCTTTTCAGTTGTGCATTTTTTCAGCTCCTTATTAAATATAGTTTCATTGTTTTGGTCTGCATATTTGGATAGAAAAGTTCCTGGTGGCTATTGAGGctctaattatttaaatttggttATTCAGTCGTGTCCTATTTTTATGGTGGATATTCTTTGTATTATTCCTAGAAGTTTGTAGAGCTCAGCTTTAAATGAGAATTATAAAGCCTTTAGATTGGCAATATCCTGACACTTGATTACTTTTGGTTGCAGGAACAATAAATttgtttgatcatttatttattcatttgggTAACAGATGTaatatagtttttattatttcctcAGACTCTTTACGTAATAAGAGTCATCAGCAGGAGACGACTGAttcattttcaagcatttgttgcaaaacattttgaaactttGGTTTGTAATTACTTACTATGCGCTTTTCTGCTTATTTTCTTGTCCACAGAAACGACTAAACAATTTAGAGAGTAATTAATaattcatctgtttttatttcatggaTGTCATTATTTTACCAAATGATTGATTATAAAGTTCCTGTCATAAAGAATAAAAGCAGGTAATCAAGCACCGATATCATTAATTATTAACTACTGTTAATTAATGTGAAACTATGAGAGGTTATCCTCCCTAgtccattttttattataatctaTTTTGTCGCTATATTAAAACACATAACCAGTAGGTTTATATTAGCTTAAGTTAAACAAACTAGTGTTTACATTTCCACAAATGAAATTTGTTCTATTCATAAAATTTCCTCCATGATGTTGCAGAATTTTTCTATACATGATCTCAGCGTGGggtagacatttttttcttttttttaatctatttcaaCTGAATTGCATACATTTGTATTGTCCactgtcattaaatattttcaacaatatagtattttaacattttatctaGAAATATTTCAATCCCAATCCTGAATTTGTGATCCACTAGCATGAAATTGATACAAGTTCCTGAAACTGCTATAtaagtaataataaaattatgattaatgtTGCTTAAATTCTTCTTAATGTTCTTGGAATTGGTTTAAAAACTCTTAATATTTGTTCATTCCTGTATTCGTTTCCTCAGTATAATAGGTACAGTTTCTTTGACAGAGTTGATATCCAGGTCTAGATCACAAATCCATGTCCACTGAGctttaattcatgttttcaaacatgtatttttcatgttgattgaTCATCAATCAATATCCTGGGACATGTACTGCAAAAAGTTGCGGCATCCATCCACTCAACCAATATGGATTTGTCATACCCAATCACCACTTTTCCATGGGTGTCTCTTTCGGCTAAATGGAACAATCAAAGATCGTTATTATAGTCCGACGATAGAAAATTGTCtcttatatttttgtaattgcTGCACATACCTGATGATTAGCAATCAATacctttcagtttgttttttttagaagataTTTGTCttacaacagagtattagggcctccataaaaaatatgaagaaaaatcataattttaattaaataaaattgtaaaattatgagaaaaaaagtcaaaattttaccagaataaactcataaaataatgaataaaaacgacaatattttacataataaagttattatttcataaattataagttaagaatttacaagattagtcataaatttatgtttACTAAGTAAAAATACTTGTAATATGTTGActattttctaaaacttttacaactttattctcatataatcctttttttgtaaTGGTGTCCCTAATAAATTGTTGTACTTTATgtctattttgatgtttttgttgttgtttttgttaaataaaggagtttgttccttttttcttttttttttacctcgtTTCAACTCACCACTCTGTTCTCCAGGTAGACgagttgctttttttctctcctcattCAAGGTGTGAAGCGTTTTCACCTCTTTGAACAGTTCCAGTTGGACCTTCTGACCCTTCATGATAGCAGGGACTTTTCTCAACAGGAagcagagatttttttatgtcctcAACTTTAGCATCAGTTGTAGCTCTCTTCTGGACCATTTATGTTGaccatttattttgcatttctaattaaaaaaaattctgggcTTAAAAAAAGGGCTTCAACTTGTAAATACTGTAATGTCACTTTATGTCTTTTACTTACAATTTGACTTGTAAACCATATAAAGCAAGTCACTTTTTAGCCACGAAACTATAAAAAACAGCTTCTTAAAGCAGGATAACTTTTCAACAGTATTTAAATCTGAATCCTTGATtactaatttaataaatgtgttttttttgtcagttttggtTTGGGAAAATACTCCTCATCTTTTGAATCTGGGTAATGCTGCCACCTACTGATTTTTCTAGCATCCCTACTGTaacagaaaacttttttaaatgctcGATTTTTAACTGAACTCTTGACAGAGAAGAGATtgctttgttcattttaatgaCTATAGCAGTTGCCATGTTTGTTGAACTCCGTTTCTCTTTTTCCTGTCTTTGTTCTAACAGTATGGATGGTTACGCCAACACcggccctcctcctcctccctccgcTCCCCTCATCCCTTCTGCCCAGACAGCCTTTGCCTTACCACCTGGAGGTCCCATGCCTCCTGGGACGATGGTTACTGTTGCCGGCTACGCTCCGCCCCCACCACCTGTATCTGGGGCCCAGGCAGCTCCACCCCCTCCtggtcctccaccacctcccATTCCAGCTGGTGCCTCCCACTCCACAACCCACAAGATGTCCTCTGTGACAGTCTCTGAGAACACTGCTGTCAACGATGCCCGCAGTGATCTGCTGGCCGCTATACGCATGGGTAAGAGCTGCAGTCTCACTGCCAACATGAAAGAGATTCATCCAACATTTGTAAAGGAGGTTTTAAAATCATGTGAAGAAGATAATACTTTTAACATTTGACTAGgactaaaaaaatagtttagtcACATCACCTCTCTGCCCAACAAAGGACATTCtagaaaactaataaataataaagagccACATGTCAGACTCCAGAGACCTCGGTGAGCATGAATAAGTATGACCTCTGAAGGCTTTCCAGGAGATTCTTTCTATGAATGAGCAGGTCAGTCCagctgattttatttaaataaacattaaagacccactctgatgaaaatgtgttttaaacatgtatttttctggtgatggaggacacatattaagaaaattaagcttaaagtttctttattcaaatcgtgaatcaggagcagatgaaaaaatgtcatttgagaTTGTGTTTGGGATGCAAAAAATACAGGATGCTCCCTgacctgctccattctgatggctcctcttgtagacgactagatccgtgCATCTTTGTTTCCCTCCTTTGAGCTACATCAGGATAAAATCAGTCCAG containing:
- the wasf3b gene encoding wiskott-Aldrich syndrome protein family member 3b yields the protein MPLVKRNIEPRHLCRGQLPEGIGSELECVMNNTLSAIIRQLSSLSKHAEDIFGELFNEANTFYLRANSLQDRIDRLAVKVTQLDSTVEEVSLQDINMRKAFKSSTTQDQQVVSKSSVPNPVKEMYNLSDKPPPLTILTPYRDDQKEALKFYTDPSYFFDLWKEKMLQDTEDKRKEKRKQKEQRRCVDGTLQREVKKVRKARNRRQEWNMMALDKELRPDHRHTIHRDRGTSSEGSMSPENRGLGADHHHYPNSMNHAGHAHTYSGPPPSVLAAQMAGHAARGVGEHDSRGRTMMAYQGGTLGRSHIHQVPLPPPPAEAMNGGSMSLPPMEYSMDGYANTGPPPPPSAPLIPSAQTAFALPPGGPMPPGTMVTVAGYAPPPPPVSGAQAAPPPPGPPPPPIPAGASHSTTHKMSSVTVSENTAVNDARSDLLAAIRMGIQLKKVQEQQEQQAKREPVGNDVATILSRRIAVEYSDSEDDSELEENDWSD